The Tripterygium wilfordii isolate XIE 37 chromosome 17, ASM1340144v1, whole genome shotgun sequence genome has a window encoding:
- the LOC119982914 gene encoding glutathione S-transferase zeta class-like — protein MSTSNLKLYSYWRSSCSCRVRIGLNLKGLSYDYVPVNLVKGEQFSDEFTKLNPSGFVPVLVDGDTVVSDSFAILMYLEEKYPQHSLLPSDPQKRAINYQAANIVSSSIQPFQNLITLKYIREKIGPAEEHNWVKYNLERGFTALEKLLKDYAGRYATGDEAYLADLFLAPQIHGALNRFKLDLSQFPLLLRLYEAYGENQAFQDAMPEKQPDAPPSSTT, from the exons ATGTCAACGAGTAACCTGAAACTGTATTCATATTGGAGGAGCTCTTGCTCATGTCGGGTGCGAATTGGCCTCAACTTGAAAG GACTCAGCTACGATTATGTTCCTGTCAACTTGGTCAAGGGAGAGCAGTTCAGTGATG AGTTTACAAAGCTCAATCCTAGTGGCTTTGTACCGGTGCTGGTTGATGGTGACACCGTGGTTTCTGACTCATTTGCCATTCTAATG TATTTGGAAGAAAAATATCCTCAACACTCGTTGTTGCCGAGTGATCCACAGAAAAGAGCTATCAATTACCAG GCTGCAAATATTGTTTCCTCGAGCATACAGCCTTTTCAAAATCTGATTACCCTG AAGTACATACGGGAAAAAATAGGTCCAGCTGAGGAACATAACTGGGTCAAGTATAATCTTGAGAGAGGTTTTACTG CACTGGAGAAGCTTCTAAAAGACTATGCTGGAAGGTATGCCACTGGAGATGAAGCTTACTTG GCAGATTTGTTTTTAGCACCCCAGATTCATGGAGCGCTCAATAGGTTTAAGCTTGACTTG TCTCAGTTCCCACTACTACTAAGGTTATATGAGGCATATGGTGAGAACCAAGCATTTCAAGATGCTATGCCAGAGAAGCAGCCAGACGCTCCTCCTTCAAGCACTACATAA